The following proteins are co-located in the Luteolibacter rhizosphaerae genome:
- a CDS encoding class I SAM-dependent methyltransferase, translating to MSLSRQMQSWIKGLAYHCGFSLRRLRAAKANTSGGGDYTGRVRPLLHKVDPYENFDWQTFPDNSSGWGSDSPAFAELVTEIRPARIIEVGTWKGGSALTLASQLEKLGLDTEIICVDTWLGALEMWTDQADEERFGSLGLRHGYPTLYYQFLANVCRSGRQSRITPFPIPSVTAAQWFSLHDVRADLIYIDGSHEEEDVYQDLVSYWDLVRPGGVLFGDDWSWDGVRLAVERFARESGFPITHRHDKWELRRPV from the coding sequence ATGTCCCTCTCGCGCCAGATGCAAAGCTGGATCAAGGGCTTGGCCTATCATTGCGGCTTCAGCCTGCGGCGGCTCCGTGCCGCCAAGGCGAATACCTCCGGCGGCGGCGACTACACCGGCAGGGTCCGCCCCCTGCTCCACAAGGTCGACCCCTACGAAAACTTCGATTGGCAGACATTTCCTGACAATTCCTCTGGCTGGGGCTCCGATTCACCCGCTTTCGCTGAACTGGTTACGGAGATCAGACCGGCCCGCATCATCGAAGTCGGCACTTGGAAAGGCGGCTCCGCCCTCACTCTCGCCTCCCAACTCGAGAAACTGGGCCTCGATACCGAGATCATCTGCGTCGATACATGGCTCGGAGCCCTCGAAATGTGGACCGACCAAGCAGACGAGGAGCGCTTCGGCTCCCTCGGCCTGAGGCACGGCTACCCGACCCTCTACTACCAGTTTCTCGCCAACGTCTGCCGCTCCGGCCGACAGTCCCGCATCACCCCCTTCCCGATCCCCTCCGTCACCGCTGCCCAGTGGTTTTCCCTGCACGACGTTCGTGCCGACCTGATCTACATCGACGGCAGCCACGAGGAAGAGGACGTCTACCAGGACCTCGTCTCCTACTGGGATCTCGTCCGTCCCGGCGGCGTACTTTTTGGCGATGACTGGTCCTGGGACGGCGTCCGCCTGGCCGTTGAGCGCTTTGCTCGTGAAAGCGGTTTCCCCATCACCCACCGTCACGACAAATGGGAGCTGAGGCGCCCTGTTTGA